One window of Watersipora subatra chromosome 3, tzWatSuba1.1, whole genome shotgun sequence genomic DNA carries:
- the LOC137391860 gene encoding PCNA-associated factor-like, whose amino-acid sequence MVRTKGDGAVMKAVGAKAPRKQLVSNTGASSSAYSSNDSNKRNKPSTGLPYCPQPTPDWQKSIKSFFTFKSKDDDKENEENEKGTSSDIEVTESKGKQLEKSSKKGKGLNKSSKSAKKVMDKNEDDEMNGTRDQHIENSESPNASQESDEGKGNGNTSDQEETPVKRKRNQIIESDEDE is encoded by the exons atggtTAGGACAAAAGGAGATGGAGCTGTCATGAAGG CTGTGGGAGCTAAAGCTCCTAGAAAGCAGTTGGTCTCAAACACAGGGGCTTCTTCGTCAGCCTATTCATCAAATGATTCAA ACAAAAGGAATAAACCAAGTACCGGGCTTCCTTACTGTCCCCAGCCAACTCCTGACTGGCAGAAAAGCATAAAGTCCTTTTTTACCTTCAAGTCTAAAGATGATGACAAGGAGAATGAGGAGAATGAAAAGGGGACATCGAGCGATATCGAAGTTACAGAATCTAAGGGCAAGCAACTGGAAAAATCTTCCAAAAAAGGAAAGGG GTTAAACAAATCCAGCAAAAGTGCTAAAAAAGTGATGGATAAAAATGAGGATGATGAAATGAACGGCACAAGAGACCAGCACATAGAGAACTCTGAATCCCCTAATGCTAGTCAAGAGAGCGATGAAGGCAAAGGCAATGGTAATACATCTGATCAGGAAGAGACACCAGTCAAAAGAAAGCGAAACCAAATTATAGAATCGGATGAGGATGAATGA